In Candidatus Saccharimonadia bacterium, a single genomic region encodes these proteins:
- a CDS encoding ABC transporter ATP-binding protein has protein sequence MPKTTAPTPPATTLDAHLAAVLDGFGGDIDRIEQALLRLKAQRPPTTTNPQSSGHVIVELTAVSRRYKLGRERVGAVQDVSLQIHAGELIAITGPSGSGKSTLLNLIGALDKPDSGTVEVDDQLLTKLNDRRLSEFRNHTVGFVFQFFYLQPFLNLRTNLEVPGMFSRLSRTDRATRIQELAEAVGIADRLEHLPKELSGGQMQRAAIARALLNRPKIILADEPTGNVDRANARAIIALFSEIRERYGTTIIIVTHDPEVAGAADRTITLRDGRII, from the coding sequence GTGCCAAAAACCACCGCTCCAACCCCACCAGCCACCACCCTCGACGCCCACCTCGCGGCCGTCCTGGACGGATTTGGCGGCGACATCGATCGTATCGAACAAGCATTGCTGAGGCTCAAAGCCCAACGCCCGCCAACCACGACCAACCCCCAATCCAGCGGCCACGTCATCGTCGAGCTCACAGCCGTCAGCCGCCGGTACAAACTCGGCCGCGAGCGCGTAGGCGCCGTGCAAGACGTGTCGCTGCAAATCCACGCCGGCGAACTCATCGCGATCACCGGGCCGAGTGGCAGCGGCAAGAGCACCCTGCTCAACCTCATTGGCGCCCTCGACAAACCCGACAGCGGCACCGTAGAAGTAGACGATCAACTCCTAACCAAACTCAACGATCGCCGCCTGTCCGAATTTCGCAATCATACCGTTGGGTTTGTGTTCCAATTTTTCTACCTCCAACCATTCCTCAATCTCCGCACCAACCTGGAAGTCCCCGGTATGTTCTCTCGCCTCTCGCGGACCGATCGCGCCACTCGCATCCAAGAATTAGCCGAGGCCGTTGGCATCGCGGACCGACTCGAGCACCTACCCAAGGAGCTTTCAGGCGGCCAAATGCAGCGCGCCGCCATCGCCCGAGCCCTGCTCAATCGCCCCAAAATAATCCTAGCCGACGAGCCCACCGGCAATGTCGACCGTGCCAACGCTCGCGCCATCATTGCTCTCTTTTCCGAAATTCGCGAGCGTTATGGCACCACCATCATCATCGTCACCCACGACCCCGAAGTCGCCGGCGCCGCCGACCGCACCATCACCTTGCGCGACGGAAGGATCATCTAA
- a CDS encoding ABC transporter permease, with protein MLGFRDTFVLATTKLRVHRLRLAVTILVAGLLFTSLVAGSLVVRGTTQSLETFSGDGLLHRFITNIITPFNYDTYSDPRYVARTAQLDTIRLAAQSAAAKRLGLEFDPKTAAKGVSEPGGPSGTTKSININEPTARQAFLELTPDTMQQNIAGIAKKYHATATYESTSLGFSAIGPDQYGFSIITGGQEQRSENPGFNAGQDPILSFQNLLSAFDNNLLKPFLLPGVSLDAPAGKPVPILAPIGGAEKLLTIKPLSSKASAKAQIQRLDEIRTRSKDLVFDVCYRNKAALDLLRTATQQTNEIVSHKTDSTYQKPSLIYAPTNLTCQPTHIASDTRTAAERTQAAKEDQFAREFGAEAPITQRLSFRIVGILPNPGTLASASGPQALLAGFVTTSLGEGWFTSREAATANPVLGPIVSDRVNKLAGIRNLYLEFANRTDQKHFIDDKNCNPENGNPASCTKDNKFLITPFGNPLASLYEIGQKLNTFFQIAIGIVALVSAIILVGTIGKVIADSRKETSVFRAVGAKRLDIAQIYLLYAGMLASLAFGVALILGLLVGWYLESHYSPGLSAEAVLSFNTRDLTKTFHVIGFNLGDMAIICAFIITIALASAIVPILANLRRNPIKDMREE; from the coding sequence ATGCTGGGTTTCCGCGACACGTTCGTCCTGGCCACCACCAAATTGCGCGTCCATCGCCTCCGATTAGCCGTCACCATCCTGGTAGCAGGCCTCCTATTCACCAGTCTAGTGGCTGGCTCTCTAGTAGTCCGCGGCACTACCCAAAGTCTTGAAACATTCTCGGGCGACGGCCTCCTACACCGATTCATCACCAATATCATTACTCCCTTCAATTACGACACCTACAGCGACCCCCGATACGTCGCCCGCACCGCCCAACTCGACACCATTCGCCTAGCCGCCCAAAGCGCCGCCGCCAAGCGACTCGGCCTTGAATTCGACCCCAAGACCGCCGCCAAGGGCGTCAGTGAACCCGGCGGCCCCAGCGGCACAACCAAAAGCATCAACATCAATGAACCCACTGCCCGCCAAGCCTTTCTCGAACTCACCCCCGACACCATGCAGCAAAATATCGCCGGCATCGCCAAAAAATACCACGCCACCGCCACCTACGAAAGCACTTCGCTAGGCTTCTCAGCAATCGGTCCCGACCAATACGGATTCTCTATTATCACCGGCGGCCAGGAACAAAGATCCGAAAACCCCGGCTTTAACGCCGGCCAAGATCCCATTCTGTCCTTCCAAAACCTACTTAGCGCTTTCGACAACAACCTACTAAAACCCTTCCTCCTCCCAGGCGTCAGCCTCGACGCACCTGCCGGAAAACCCGTGCCCATTCTAGCTCCCATCGGCGGCGCCGAAAAACTGCTCACCATCAAGCCCCTCTCCTCCAAAGCCTCGGCCAAAGCCCAAATCCAACGGCTCGACGAAATTCGCACCAGATCAAAAGATCTCGTTTTCGACGTCTGCTACCGCAACAAGGCCGCCCTCGACCTCCTCCGCACAGCCACCCAGCAAACCAACGAAATTGTCTCGCACAAAACCGACTCCACCTATCAAAAACCCTCGCTAATCTACGCCCCCACCAATCTCACCTGCCAACCCACCCACATCGCCAGCGACACCCGCACCGCCGCCGAACGCACCCAAGCCGCCAAGGAAGACCAATTTGCCCGCGAATTTGGCGCCGAAGCCCCGATCACGCAGCGCTTGTCGTTTCGCATCGTCGGCATACTGCCCAACCCCGGCACACTCGCCAGCGCCTCAGGTCCCCAGGCGCTGCTAGCCGGTTTCGTCACCACCTCGTTGGGCGAAGGCTGGTTCACTTCGCGCGAGGCAGCCACTGCCAATCCCGTCCTCGGGCCCATCGTCAGCGACCGCGTCAACAAGCTGGCAGGCATTCGCAATCTGTATCTTGAATTCGCCAACCGCACCGACCAAAAACACTTCATCGACGACAAAAACTGCAACCCCGAAAACGGCAATCCCGCCAGCTGCACCAAAGACAACAAGTTCCTCATCACCCCGTTTGGCAATCCGCTCGCATCGCTCTACGAAATCGGCCAAAAGTTGAATACATTTTTCCAAATCGCAATCGGTATCGTCGCCCTCGTATCGGCCATCATTCTCGTCGGCACCATCGGCAAAGTTATCGCCGACAGCCGCAAAGAAACGAGCGTCTTCCGCGCCGTCGGAGCCAAGCGCCTCGATATTGCCCAAATCTACCTCCTGTACGCCGGCATGTTAGCCTCCTTGGCATTCGGCGTAGCCCTCATCTTGGGCCTCCTCGTAGGCTGGTACCTCGAATCCCACTACAGCCCCGGCCTCAGTGCCGAAGCCGTCCTAAGCTTCAATACGCGCGACCTCACCAAAACCTTCCATGTCATTGGCTTCAACCTCGGCGATATGGCTATCATTTGTGCCTTCATCATCACAATCGCCCTGGCAAGCGCCATCGTGCCCATCCTCGCCAACCTCCGCCGCAACCCCATCAAGGACATGCGCGAAGAATAA
- a CDS encoding fibronectin type III domain-containing protein yields the protein MAHQYHFEHHLLEARRNGARVRIALGAIFVAAVGFATPAFLSYAASTTTADLDGVKILNSGGGTYGGTTTGPFSTATVTVKRVSSGAAAASAANPFYFLGRAAISGGEDYVVSVAPVTVGGYTVKGSTVCQDTCAGFNPQTSNLLGGSSRTFKFFPNHTYHMRWIYQPVPPTPTPVPTAAPTPAPTAAPTPKPAPTPVRATPKPSAVPTSVPVTGGPAPTPAPATPQGAPGNFQALAVASNAVVMLSWAAPADTAAGVSYKLERSIDRNTWTSLGDALAGLEYRDDKVSFGVHYYYRLSAVSAAGTSGVVAADVTTSGFAANSANSAGGTFMSDDQIVGVEVPAGALPVENAVCTVVAATNKLGTADRPVVAGPYSLVCKNAGGDLIVDLSKPVTWNFALKSKLKGYDRPSAVSVDSSGGESEVKGAVYDAKTTTMHFSQTSATTIAVLASVHHGLSPSFIAIVVFILLLIAGVFVLILRKSQRQNYNDYLRSKYYNL from the coding sequence ATGGCCCATCAGTATCATTTTGAGCACCATCTGTTAGAGGCGAGGCGCAATGGCGCGCGGGTTCGGATTGCGCTCGGGGCAATTTTTGTGGCCGCCGTTGGGTTTGCCACGCCGGCTTTCTTGTCGTATGCGGCTAGTACGACGACGGCGGATTTGGACGGCGTCAAGATTTTGAACTCGGGTGGGGGGACGTATGGTGGTACTACCACGGGACCATTTAGTACTGCCACCGTGACGGTGAAGCGGGTTTCAAGTGGCGCCGCCGCCGCGAGTGCGGCTAATCCGTTTTATTTTTTGGGACGGGCGGCGATCTCGGGGGGTGAGGATTATGTGGTAAGCGTAGCGCCGGTGACGGTGGGGGGCTACACGGTGAAGGGTTCGACGGTGTGCCAGGATACGTGCGCCGGTTTTAATCCGCAGACTTCGAATCTTTTGGGTGGTTCGTCGCGCACCTTTAAGTTTTTCCCCAATCATACGTATCATATGCGGTGGATCTATCAGCCGGTGCCGCCCACGCCGACGCCCGTACCGACCGCCGCGCCGACACCAGCACCGACTGCGGCGCCGACCCCCAAGCCGGCTCCGACGCCGGTGCGCGCGACGCCCAAGCCGTCCGCGGTGCCCACGTCGGTGCCCGTGACGGGCGGGCCGGCGCCCACGCCGGCTCCGGCGACGCCGCAAGGGGCTCCGGGCAATTTCCAGGCGCTGGCCGTGGCGAGTAACGCGGTGGTCATGCTGAGCTGGGCGGCGCCAGCCGATACGGCAGCGGGGGTGTCGTATAAACTGGAGCGGTCGATTGATCGGAACACTTGGACGTCGCTGGGTGATGCGCTGGCGGGGTTGGAATATCGTGATGACAAGGTGAGCTTTGGGGTGCACTACTACTATCGTTTGAGTGCGGTGAGTGCGGCAGGGACTTCTGGTGTTGTGGCGGCTGACGTTACTACTAGTGGATTTGCGGCCAACTCGGCCAACTCGGCTGGTGGGACCTTTATGAGCGATGATCAGATCGTGGGCGTGGAGGTACCAGCGGGGGCGCTGCCGGTGGAGAATGCGGTGTGTACGGTGGTGGCGGCGACCAATAAGCTCGGGACGGCTGATCGGCCGGTGGTGGCGGGGCCATACTCGTTGGTGTGCAAAAACGCGGGGGGTGACCTGATCGTCGATTTGAGCAAGCCGGTGACGTGGAATTTTGCGCTCAAGTCTAAGCTCAAGGGATACGATCGGCCCAGCGCGGTGAGCGTGGATAGCTCCGGCGGCGAGAGTGAGGTGAAGGGCGCGGTGTACGATGCCAAGACCACGACCATGCATTTTAGCCAGACGTCTGCGACTACGATTGCGGTGCTGGCCTCGGTGCACCACGGCTTGTCGCCCAGCTTTATTGCCATCGTGGTGTTCATATTGCTGCTCATCGCTGGGGTATTCGTGCTGATTTTGCGCAAATCGCAGCGCCAGAATTACAATGATTATCTCCGCTCTAAATACTATAATTTGTAG
- a CDS encoding divergent PAP2 family protein: protein MVYNPYIAVPLATWAVAQVAKFAIEAMKGRIDFRYLYASGGMPSVHSAVVTSLATTSFLVDGAGSHLFGLTAILAVIVMYDSFGVRRSSGEQAMALNMLLQNLDRNRFKLDEPPPRIREILGHQPREVTVGAAVGVALAMLFNYDHLGKFGTFVRVLPVRYELWAYLVVFGALVVGGLILRVVLARKYRKSTVMKRFRARVFVAAQTVGWIGLATCLFAYERASYLSWRLWPLLMMVVGVVWGIWLLTGSAKEVPAGLAAEANHARKQKWLNFGRKSR from the coding sequence GTGGTTTACAATCCCTATATCGCTGTTCCGCTCGCTACATGGGCGGTAGCACAGGTCGCTAAGTTTGCGATCGAGGCCATGAAGGGCCGTATCGACTTCCGGTATCTCTATGCCTCGGGCGGTATGCCGAGCGTTCATTCGGCGGTTGTGACTTCGCTTGCTACCACGTCATTTTTGGTGGATGGTGCGGGTAGTCACCTGTTTGGATTGACGGCGATTTTGGCCGTGATCGTGATGTACGATTCGTTTGGGGTACGGCGCTCCTCGGGTGAGCAGGCCATGGCGCTCAATATGCTGCTGCAAAATCTCGACCGAAACCGTTTTAAGCTCGACGAGCCGCCGCCGCGTATCCGGGAGATTTTGGGTCATCAGCCGCGCGAGGTGACGGTGGGTGCGGCCGTGGGTGTGGCATTGGCGATGTTGTTTAATTATGACCATTTGGGCAAGTTCGGGACGTTTGTGCGGGTTTTGCCGGTGCGGTACGAATTATGGGCCTATCTGGTGGTGTTTGGTGCCTTGGTGGTTGGAGGGTTGATTTTGCGCGTGGTGCTGGCACGTAAGTATCGCAAATCGACGGTTATGAAGCGTTTTCGGGCGCGGGTGTTTGTGGCGGCGCAGACGGTGGGTTGGATAGGGCTGGCGACGTGCTTGTTTGCCTATGAGCGTGCGAGCTATCTGTCGTGGCGGCTCTGGCCCCTCTTGATGATGGTGGTTGGGGTGGTGTGGGGGATTTGGTTGCTGACGGGATCGGCCAAGGAAGTGCCGGCTGGTTTGGCGGCCGAGGCCAATCACGCTCGCAAGCAGAAGTGGCTTAATTTTGGCCGTAAATCGCGCTAG
- the gyrA gene encoding DNA gyrase subunit A: MDEEQIENLENPEEEPEVIKTDIGTVRMQKLETEMETSYLAYAMSVIVSRALPDVRDGLKPVHRRILYVMNNLGLRHTAKYRKSASVVGDVMGNYHPHGDSAIYDAMVRMAQDFSMRYPLVDGQGNFGSMDGDSPAAMRYTEARMAGIAEEMLFDIEKDTVDFVPNYDGSKKQPSVLPAKLPNLLLNGQMGIAVGMATNIPPHNLSELVDAIVMIIDKEDVTLDDLLTCVKGPDFPTGGIIFGNDSIRQAYGTGKGSVVVRAKAEIKEDKKGHESIVITEIPYAVNRATMVEKIAELVKDKRVVGISDLRDESNRHGTKVVIDLKKDSYPKKVLNQLYKLTPMQTAFHLNMLALVDNGRQPRVLSLEMMLREYLKHRQIVVRRRTEFELRKAKDRAHILEGFKLALDHIDEVIKVIRASQTTDEARTNLMERFKLSEIQAKAILGMQLRSLAGLERQRIEDELAELRKLIAELEKILASESEILRVIREELEEIKAKYGDDRRTQIVGSELGKFSEEELVPNEQVIVTLTTGNYIKRIPANTYKSQGRGGKGIMGMTTKEEDVVEHLLLTQNHDYMLFFTNKGRVFRLKVYEIPAASRTAKGQPVVNLLQLGQGEKVTSLVTFDSKVDHLYLFMATKLGTVKKTPLADYANVRANGLIAIKLDDGDELKWVKLTSGKDEIIISTALAQAIRFKESEVRPMGRATRGVRGIRLRSGDTAVGMDVVRAGMEMLVVMENGYGKRTKVDQFATHARGGVGIKAGVVTAKTGKTVDVRGISDPRNEVVVVSTQGQVIRMALANISLIGRATQGVRVMRMAEDDKVASVALVGETELEDAVAVTEPESAE, encoded by the coding sequence ATGGACGAAGAGCAAATCGAAAACCTAGAAAATCCGGAAGAAGAGCCCGAAGTCATCAAGACCGACATCGGCACGGTGCGGATGCAAAAACTCGAGACCGAGATGGAAACGAGCTATTTGGCGTATGCGATGTCGGTGATTGTGTCGCGGGCGCTGCCAGATGTGCGCGATGGATTAAAGCCCGTGCATAGGCGAATTCTCTATGTGATGAATAATTTGGGCCTGCGGCATACGGCCAAATATCGCAAGAGCGCGTCGGTAGTGGGTGATGTGATGGGTAATTACCACCCGCACGGCGACAGTGCTATTTACGACGCCATGGTGCGTATGGCGCAGGATTTTTCGATGCGCTACCCGCTGGTGGATGGCCAGGGTAACTTTGGCTCAATGGACGGCGACTCGCCGGCCGCCATGCGCTATACCGAGGCGCGGATGGCGGGGATTGCCGAGGAGATGCTCTTCGATATCGAAAAAGACACGGTGGACTTCGTGCCCAACTATGACGGCTCAAAGAAGCAGCCGTCGGTGTTGCCGGCCAAGCTGCCAAACCTTTTGCTCAACGGCCAGATGGGTATCGCCGTGGGCATGGCTACCAACATTCCGCCGCACAATTTGAGCGAGCTGGTAGACGCGATCGTGATGATCATCGACAAAGAAGATGTGACGCTCGACGACCTACTGACCTGCGTGAAAGGTCCGGATTTTCCGACCGGCGGCATTATTTTTGGCAATGATTCGATTCGGCAGGCGTATGGTACAGGCAAGGGCAGTGTGGTGGTGCGGGCCAAGGCGGAGATCAAGGAAGACAAAAAGGGTCACGAGTCGATTGTGATCACCGAGATTCCCTACGCCGTGAACCGCGCTACGATGGTGGAGAAAATTGCCGAGCTGGTGAAAGACAAGCGCGTGGTGGGCATTAGCGACTTGCGCGACGAAAGCAACCGCCATGGTACGAAGGTGGTGATTGACCTCAAGAAAGACAGCTACCCGAAGAAAGTGCTCAACCAGCTCTATAAGCTGACGCCGATGCAGACGGCTTTCCACCTGAACATGCTGGCGTTGGTGGACAACGGCCGTCAGCCGCGGGTGCTGAGCCTGGAAATGATGCTGCGCGAATACCTGAAGCACCGGCAGATTGTGGTGCGGCGGCGTACGGAGTTTGAGCTTCGCAAAGCCAAGGATCGGGCGCACATCCTGGAAGGGTTCAAGCTGGCGCTGGATCACATCGATGAGGTCATCAAAGTGATTCGGGCTTCGCAGACGACCGATGAGGCGCGTACGAATTTGATGGAGCGGTTTAAGCTCAGCGAGATTCAGGCCAAGGCGATCTTGGGTATGCAGCTGCGGTCGCTGGCGGGCCTGGAGCGCCAACGCATCGAAGACGAGCTGGCAGAGCTGCGCAAGCTGATTGCTGAGCTGGAGAAGATTTTGGCTAGCGAAAGCGAGATTTTGCGAGTGATTCGAGAGGAGCTGGAAGAGATCAAGGCCAAATATGGCGACGACCGGCGCACACAGATTGTGGGAAGTGAATTGGGCAAGTTCTCGGAAGAGGAGCTGGTGCCAAACGAACAAGTCATTGTCACGCTTACAACGGGCAATTATATCAAGCGCATTCCGGCGAACACTTACAAGAGTCAGGGCCGTGGCGGTAAGGGCATTATGGGTATGACCACCAAAGAAGAAGATGTGGTGGAGCACCTACTCCTGACGCAAAACCACGACTACATGCTGTTCTTTACCAATAAAGGCCGGGTATTCCGCCTGAAGGTTTACGAAATTCCGGCAGCTTCGCGAACGGCCAAAGGCCAGCCGGTGGTGAATCTGCTGCAGCTGGGACAAGGCGAAAAGGTGACGTCGCTTGTGACATTTGATAGCAAAGTGGACCATTTGTATTTGTTTATGGCGACCAAGCTGGGAACCGTGAAGAAGACGCCCTTGGCGGATTACGCGAATGTGCGGGCGAATGGTTTGATTGCGATCAAGCTGGACGACGGCGATGAGCTGAAATGGGTGAAGCTGACGAGTGGCAAAGACGAGATTATTATTTCGACGGCGTTGGCGCAGGCGATTCGGTTTAAGGAGAGTGAAGTGCGGCCGATGGGCCGGGCAACGCGCGGCGTGCGGGGTATTCGACTGCGTAGCGGTGATACTGCGGTGGGCATGGATGTGGTACGCGCCGGTATGGAGATGCTGGTGGTGATGGAAAACGGCTACGGCAAGCGCACCAAGGTGGATCAATTTGCGACGCATGCGCGTGGCGGCGTAGGCATTAAGGCGGGCGTGGTGACGGCCAAGACCGGTAAGACGGTGGACGTGCGGGGGATTAGTGATCCGCGCAATGAGGTGGTGGTGGTGAGTACCCAGGGTCAGGTGATCCGGATGGCGCTGGCCAACATTTCGCTCATCGGCCGGGCGACTCAGGGCGTGCGGGTGATGCGGATGGCTGAGGACGATAAGGTGGCGTCGGTGGCGCTGGTGGGCGAGACTGAGCTTGAGGATGCTGTGGCGGTGACTGAGCCTGAGTCGGCTGAGTAG
- the gyrB gene encoding DNA topoisomerase (ATP-hydrolyzing) subunit B — MADKTQYGADQIQVLEGLDPVRKRPGMYIGGTGVEGLHHLVWEIVNNSIDEVMASRATSVDVTLLADGGVRVVDDGAGIPVDKHKTGSQAGKSALETVLTVLHAGGKFGGGGYKVSGGLHGVGISVVNALSTRLVAEVRRDGKLYRQEYEGGVPQSDVKVVGKYETGGTGTTITFWPDAAIFETVELNYDDILEYLRRQAYLTKGARAKISDEKTGRQYGFYFEGGIRSYVQHMNRGKAPINEPPFYAQKTVGDTEVEIALQYNDSYTETAKYFANNIPNPEGGTHSEGFRRALTRSVNDYARKNGLLKDNEENLTGEDVREGITVVISVRLPDPQFEGQTKAKLGNPEIRGYVEQVFSEMFNYYLEENPSEAKKIVGKAALSARARMAARAARDTVIRKGALDGMTLPGKLADCRTRDSTRSELYIVEGDSAGGSAKGGRDSEFQAILPLRGKILNVERARLDRMLANNEIKNIIIALGTGIAEQFELGKLRYGRIIIMTDADVDGAHIRTLLLTFFYRHMPDIIEGGHLYIAQPPLYGLQAGRKKIYAYDELERDAIIDRLIEAKTGKKAEGEEMAAEAVAAEDDVVSTEGETATEEAPEVAAGAVVVEEEDETSASDEEKQRLKAAGVSGVQRYKGLGEMNADQLWETTMDPGNRVLLKVNVEDAERADAIFNKLMGEEVLLRKNFISSRATTLSADDLDV; from the coding sequence ATGGCAGATAAAACACAATACGGTGCCGATCAGATTCAGGTGCTCGAAGGGCTCGATCCGGTTCGCAAGCGTCCGGGTATGTATATTGGTGGGACGGGGGTCGAGGGGCTCCATCACTTGGTGTGGGAAATCGTCAACAACTCGATTGACGAGGTGATGGCGAGCCGCGCTACGAGCGTGGATGTGACATTGCTGGCCGACGGTGGGGTGCGCGTAGTGGATGACGGCGCCGGCATTCCCGTTGACAAGCACAAAACTGGCTCACAGGCTGGCAAAAGCGCGCTCGAGACGGTGCTGACGGTGCTGCACGCCGGCGGCAAATTTGGCGGCGGTGGGTACAAGGTGAGTGGTGGTTTGCACGGTGTGGGCATTAGCGTGGTCAACGCGCTGAGTACCCGACTCGTGGCTGAGGTGCGCCGTGATGGCAAATTGTACCGGCAAGAATACGAGGGTGGAGTGCCGCAGAGCGACGTGAAGGTGGTAGGTAAATACGAGACGGGCGGGACGGGTACGACGATTACGTTTTGGCCGGATGCGGCAATTTTTGAAACCGTTGAGCTCAATTATGATGATATTTTGGAGTACTTGCGTCGGCAGGCGTATCTCACGAAGGGCGCGCGGGCCAAAATTAGCGACGAGAAAACTGGCAGGCAATACGGGTTTTACTTTGAGGGTGGGATTCGCAGCTATGTGCAGCATATGAATCGCGGCAAGGCCCCTATCAATGAGCCGCCGTTTTACGCCCAGAAGACAGTGGGCGACACTGAGGTGGAGATTGCACTGCAGTATAACGATTCGTACACCGAGACGGCGAAGTACTTTGCCAATAACATTCCCAACCCCGAAGGCGGCACGCACTCCGAGGGCTTTCGCCGGGCGCTGACGCGGAGCGTGAATGATTATGCGCGCAAGAACGGGTTGCTTAAAGACAACGAAGAGAACTTGACGGGCGAGGACGTCCGCGAGGGCATTACCGTGGTGATTTCGGTGCGATTGCCCGATCCGCAGTTTGAAGGCCAAACGAAGGCCAAGCTGGGGAACCCGGAAATTCGCGGGTATGTAGAGCAGGTGTTTTCGGAGATGTTTAATTACTATCTGGAAGAAAACCCCTCGGAGGCCAAAAAAATCGTGGGCAAGGCGGCGCTGAGCGCGCGGGCGCGCATGGCGGCCCGGGCGGCGCGCGATACGGTGATTCGCAAGGGCGCGCTCGATGGCATGACCCTGCCGGGCAAGCTGGCTGACTGCCGTACGCGGGATTCGACGCGTTCGGAGCTGTACATCGTGGAGGGTGATTCGGCCGGTGGTAGTGCCAAGGGTGGTCGCGATAGCGAATTCCAGGCGATTTTGCCGCTGCGGGGCAAAATTCTGAATGTGGAGCGCGCCCGGCTTGACCGCATGCTGGCCAATAATGAGATCAAGAACATCATCATCGCGCTGGGAACGGGGATTGCGGAGCAATTTGAGCTGGGTAAGCTGCGTTACGGCCGCATTATTATTATGACCGACGCTGATGTGGACGGGGCGCATATTCGCACGCTGCTGCTGACGTTTTTCTACCGTCATATGCCCGATATTATTGAGGGTGGGCATCTTTATATCGCGCAACCGCCACTGTATGGACTGCAGGCTGGCCGCAAGAAAATCTACGCCTACGATGAGCTGGAGCGCGACGCCATCATCGACCGGTTGATCGAGGCCAAAACGGGCAAAAAGGCCGAGGGTGAAGAGATGGCGGCCGAAGCGGTCGCGGCCGAGGACGACGTGGTGTCGACCGAGGGCGAGACCGCTACCGAGGAGGCGCCCGAGGTGGCGGCTGGGGCTGTGGTGGTGGAAGAAGAGGATGAGACGAGCGCTTCGGACGAAGAGAAGCAGCGCCTGAAGGCAGCCGGCGTGAGCGGCGTGCAGCGCTACAAGGGTTTGGGTGAGATGAATGCCGACCAACTGTGGGAGACCACCATGGATCCGGGTAACCGCGTGTTGCTGAAGGTGAATGTGGAAGACGCCGAGCGGGCTGATGCCATCTTCAACAAGCTCATGGGCGAGGAAGTATTGCTGCGCAAGAACTTTATTTCATCGCGGGCGACGACATTATCAGCTGACGATCTAGACGTATAA